The following are from one region of the Prionailurus bengalensis isolate Pbe53 chromosome A2, Fcat_Pben_1.1_paternal_pri, whole genome shotgun sequence genome:
- the LSM5 gene encoding U6 snRNA-associated Sm-like protein LSm5, with product MAANATTNPSQLLPLELVDKCIGSRIHIVMKSDKEIVGTLLGFDDFVNMVLEDVTEFEITPEGRRITKLDQILLNGNNITMLVPGGEGPEV from the exons ATGGCGGCGAACGCTACTACTAACCCGTCGCAGCTGCTTCCTCTAG aactTGTGGACAAATGTATAGGATCAAGAATTCACATTGTGATGAAGAGTGATAAAGAGATTGTTGGCACACTTTTGGGATTTGATGACTTTGTCA ATATGGTACTGGAGGATGTCACTGAGTT TGAAATCACACCAGAAGGAAGAAGGATCACTAAATTAGATCAGATtttgttaaatggaaataatataacAATG CTGGTTCCTGGAGGAGAAGGACCTGAAGTATGA